The DNA sequence AGGTAATTATTATGATCAAAGAAGTCATGCGTCTGTTAAATTATGATTTCTGCGCCGAAATCGCACTCGTGCTGTTCCTGATAGCGTTTGCCCTGGTGGGTATCAAAGTCGCGCTGACCAGCAAAGTAGAAATTAAACATCAATCAGAAATTCCGCTTTCGGACGACTAACCAGATTCGGAGACAATGATGTCTGAAAAAGACCAGTTAACCACACATAACTACGACGGAATTCAGGAATACGACAACCCGATGCCTGGCTGGTGGGTCATGCTGTTCTGGGGATGCATCTTCTTTGCGATTCCCTACTGGCTCTACTATGAATCCGGCGTTCCGGGGCGGTCGATCTACGATCAGTATAAAGACGAAGTCGCCGACAACCTGCGGCTGCAGTTCGCAGAAATTGGTGAACTCCAGTTGAATTCAGCGACGGTCTATAAATACAAGGATGACCCGAAATGGCTCAAGGTGGGCGAAAGTGTGTTCCAGATGCACTGCGTGGCCTGCCATGCAGAGAAAGCGGAAGGAAAAGTCGGCCCGAACCTGACCGATGATTACTGGATTCACGTCAAAGAGATCGGCGACATCGCCACGGTCGTCGAGAAGGGTGCCAACGGTCAGGCGATGCCTGCCTGGGGAAATCGCCTGCATCCTAATGAAATCGTGCTGGTCGCCGCCTATGTGGCCAGTCTGCAGGGGTCTCTGCCGGAAGGCACCGGGAAGCCACCTGAACCGAATGCCAAAAAAATCGGCCCCTGGCAAGCGCCCGCTACCGCGGAGGGGAAGTCTGATGCTGAATCTGCACCAAACGCAGATCAAAAGGCGGAGCAGGACGTCGCCGAGAAACAGCCGAAGTCTTGAGTAGTCTTAAAAGTATGTGATATGGTGAACCCCGATGAGTGACCAAGTCCTGGAACCTGAAGAACACGTTTTATCCACGCTGGAGAAAGACGGTTCACGTCGCTGGATGTATCCCCGGCTGTTCAAGGGGAAATTCTGGAATCGCCGGCGGATTGTCGGCTACTTCCTGATTGTGCTGTTCATTGTCCTGCCCCACCTGCAGGTCAATTCGCGGCCGGCGATCTTTCTGAATATCACCCGGCGGGAATTCACGATTTTCGGATTTACGTTCCTGCCGACGGATACGTTGTTGCTCGCCTTTTTCATGATCTCGGTCTTCCTGTCGATCTTTCTGTTGACGGCACTGTTTGGCCGGGTGTGGTGCGGCTGGGCCTGTCCCCAGACAATTTACCTGGAATTCGTTTACCGTCCCATCGAACGTCTATTCTGTGGCACCACCGGTCATGGCGGCAAACCCCGGAAATCGGTCCCGCTGATTCGGCGTGTCATGATGTATGGCGCGTACCTGATTATCTCCATGATATTAGCGCATACGTTCCTGGCTTATTTCGTCAGTGTGAGTGAGTTGCAGCACTGGGTACGACAGTCGCCATTCACACATCCGACCGGGTTCCTGGTGATGACAGCCACCGTCGTGCTGATGATGTTCAACTTCTCGTTTTTCCGGGAACAGCTCTGCACCATCGCCTGTCCCTATGGACGTTTTCAATCGGTGCTGCTGGACCGACGTTCGTTGATTGTCAGTTACGATCCCCAGCGGGGAGAACCTCGAGGTAAGATCAGCAAAACGGATCCGACACCCAAGGGGGACTGTATCGACTGTGGTCAGTGTGTGCAGGCCTGTCCTACCGGCATTGATATTCGCGATGGACTGCAGATGGAATGTCTGCACTGCACGCAGTGTATGGATGCCTGTGATGAAATCATGGTCAAAGTTGATCGCCCGCTGGGCCTGGTCCGCTATTCCTGCCAGGATGAAATCGATGGCCAGCCAACGAAGAAACTGCGGCCACGTGTAATCATCTATCCTTTACTGCTGCTGTTGTCGGTCTCTGCGTTTACTATCACATTGCTGAATAAGAAATCGTTCGATATCACGATCATGCGTAATTATGGCAATCCGTTTATCGTGACCGAAGATGATCAGGTTGAAAACAACCTGCAGTTGAAGCTGGTCAACCGTACGGATCAGCCGGATGAATACACAATCAAGGTACTCGACGCCCCCGATGTCACCATGGAACTGATCGGCTCTCCCCAGCTCAAAGCACGAGAGACCAAAACGATCCCCATGCTGGTATCGGCGCCGCGCAAATCGTTTGTCGCAGGCTTGCGGGAAGTTGAACTCTCGATTCAGTCACAGAACCAGGCAGATGAAAGGAGGGTCACATGTCAGATTCTCGGCCCGTAACCAACGAACCCGAAAACATTGAGAATGACGAATCCGCAGAAACCCTGGCCCGCTGGAAGTGGGGAGGCGTTATCCTGGGCTTCCTCGGTCTGCAGATCGTGCTCTCGGGGGTTGCCGTGTTCCTCGCGACCAGTGATCCTTCGAATGTGATTGTCGAAGGATACTACGAACAGGCAATCTCCTGGGATCAACAGCGGGAACGCCAGGCAGCCAGTGATGCCCTGGGCTGGACGACGCGCCTCGATCTGGGTAAACCGCAGGGGCTGATGGGCGAACGGCTGCTGACCATTCAGTTGGCAGGTCCAGATGGCAAGCCGGTCAGCGGCTGTCAATTGAGTGGAGAGATTTTTCACCACGCACGAGGCGGCGACGTCTTCAAGCTCCATTTCAAAGAACAGGGGCCCGGCAACTACACAGCCGTCGCGCCGCTCCAGCGTTCCGGACTGTGGGAACTCTCATTGAAGACCGCCGGGGATACTCGTCATTTCCAGGAGAAGAAACAGTTTCGTCTGAAAGAATCGGGAGAATTTCAAGCCGTAGCGACGACACCTGCCAACAACGCAAGCAATCACCAACTTTAACCGAAGTGCGGGACAAAACATGTCAGACCTGCAGACCATCATTCCACTCCTGGCGACCATCTTCGTCGCCAGCATAGCCGGCAGCGGACATTGTATCGGCATGTGTGGACCATTGATGCTGCTGGCGACGAATCGCTCTTCTGAATCAGGCTCGCATTCGTCCCTGATTTACGAAAGCTGCTATCATGGCGGCCGGTTGCTGGGATATACACTACTGGGCCTCGCGGCAGGCAGCCTGGGCTGGCTGATGGAATCGGGCGGTCAACTGGCTGGTCTACAGCAGGCGGCGGCGGTGGTAACCGGTGCCGGCATGATTCTATTTGGTCTGTTTTCTCTAGTGACTATCTACCGTACCGGCAGTATTCCCCACTTTGGTACGGCGCGCGTGGGCAGGGTGTTTGCGAAGTTCGTCAAACGCGTGCATCAACTGCCGCACGGATTACGACCACTGTCCATCGGCTTAGTGACGGCCTGCCTCCCCTGTGGCTGGTTATACGCATTTCTGCTGCTGGCGGTCAGTGCCCGTACACCGCTATTCGGTGGACTGACCATGATCGCCTTCTGGCTGGGAACCATTCCGGCGCTCTCGCTCGCCAGTCTGGCCAGTCGCTGGTTTCCACGAAAATGGAACACCCTGGGCAACACATTAATCGCCAGCCTGTTGATTGTCAGTGGCATCTTTACGATGGGTGTGCGGGCGCAGGCTGACATGGGAGCGCTCCACAAACAGTTGGAAGCGCCTTCTCAGACTGAACAATTAGAGCAGCTCAAAGAGCAGCCGCTCCCCTGTTGCCTCCGAGGTGATTCCGATTAACAGCCCCCGATCCCAACCTGAACGCGCGCCGGTGATCGATGAGATCGACGGAGGCGAAACAGCTCAGTCGAGCGGGCAGGGCACCTGCATTCACTGTGATCTGCCAATCCCCACATCGCGTCAACACAGCTCCGGACCGGAATTCTGCTGCGCGGGATGTGAAGTCGCCTATGCGATACTGCAGGACATGGATCCGCGTCTGCTGGAGGAAATTGCGGATGCCAAAACAGCGGGGCCTTCGGAGCTGACTTACGAGGAGATGGACCACCCCCGGTTCCTGGAGCTTTACGCCC is a window from the Gimesia benthica genome containing:
- a CDS encoding cbb3-type cytochrome c oxidase N-terminal domain-containing protein — encoded protein: MMSEKDQLTTHNYDGIQEYDNPMPGWWVMLFWGCIFFAIPYWLYYESGVPGRSIYDQYKDEVADNLRLQFAEIGELQLNSATVYKYKDDPKWLKVGESVFQMHCVACHAEKAEGKVGPNLTDDYWIHVKEIGDIATVVEKGANGQAMPAWGNRLHPNEIVLVAAYVASLQGSLPEGTGKPPEPNAKKIGPWQAPATAEGKSDAESAPNADQKAEQDVAEKQPKS
- the ccoG gene encoding cytochrome c oxidase accessory protein CcoG; the encoded protein is MSDQVLEPEEHVLSTLEKDGSRRWMYPRLFKGKFWNRRRIVGYFLIVLFIVLPHLQVNSRPAIFLNITRREFTIFGFTFLPTDTLLLAFFMISVFLSIFLLTALFGRVWCGWACPQTIYLEFVYRPIERLFCGTTGHGGKPRKSVPLIRRVMMYGAYLIISMILAHTFLAYFVSVSELQHWVRQSPFTHPTGFLVMTATVVLMMFNFSFFREQLCTIACPYGRFQSVLLDRRSLIVSYDPQRGEPRGKISKTDPTPKGDCIDCGQCVQACPTGIDIRDGLQMECLHCTQCMDACDEIMVKVDRPLGLVRYSCQDEIDGQPTKKLRPRVIIYPLLLLLSVSAFTITLLNKKSFDITIMRNYGNPFIVTEDDQVENNLQLKLVNRTDQPDEYTIKVLDAPDVTMELIGSPQLKARETKTIPMLVSAPRKSFVAGLREVELSIQSQNQADERRVTCQILGP
- a CDS encoding FixH family protein, giving the protein MSDSRPVTNEPENIENDESAETLARWKWGGVILGFLGLQIVLSGVAVFLATSDPSNVIVEGYYEQAISWDQQRERQAASDALGWTTRLDLGKPQGLMGERLLTIQLAGPDGKPVSGCQLSGEIFHHARGGDVFKLHFKEQGPGNYTAVAPLQRSGLWELSLKTAGDTRHFQEKKQFRLKESGEFQAVATTPANNASNHQL
- a CDS encoding sulfite exporter TauE/SafE family protein — translated: MSDLQTIIPLLATIFVASIAGSGHCIGMCGPLMLLATNRSSESGSHSSLIYESCYHGGRLLGYTLLGLAAGSLGWLMESGGQLAGLQQAAAVVTGAGMILFGLFSLVTIYRTGSIPHFGTARVGRVFAKFVKRVHQLPHGLRPLSIGLVTACLPCGWLYAFLLLAVSARTPLFGGLTMIAFWLGTIPALSLASLASRWFPRKWNTLGNTLIASLLIVSGIFTMGVRAQADMGALHKQLEAPSQTEQLEQLKEQPLPCCLRGDSD